Proteins encoded within one genomic window of Falco biarmicus isolate bFalBia1 chromosome 14, bFalBia1.pri, whole genome shotgun sequence:
- the DRP2 gene encoding dystrophin-related protein 2 isoform X2: MQPLVMQEWPYVLPRCPEWHVTDQAQHSSTAHPLSQVEALQDGAGPSCVTPRALSGAAGPQAPLEMNLCWNEIKKKSHSLRARLEAFSDHSGKLQVPLQEIIDWLGQKDEELSAQLPLRGDILLVQQEKEMHTAFMEEVKSRGPYIYSVLESAQAFLSQHPFEELEEPTSESKDVSPRHRIQNISRFVWKQANVASELWEKLTARCVDQHRHIERTLEQLLEIKGAMEELSTTLDEAESVRETWEPIGDLFIDSLPEHIQSTKLFKEELSPMKDGVKVVNDLAHQLAISDVHLSMENSRTLEQINTRWKQLQASINERLKQLQDAHRDFGPGSQHFLSSSVQVPWERAISPNKVPYYINHQAQTTCWDHPKMTELYQTLADLNNIKFSAYRTAMKLRRVQKALRLDMVTLATALEIFNEHDLQPSDRAMDVVEVIHCLTTLYERLEEQRGILVNVPLCVDMSLNWLLNVFDSGRSGKMRALSFKTGIACLCGTEVKEKFQYLFSQVANAGGFCDQRHLGVLLHEAIQVPRQLGEVAAFGGSNVEPSIRSCFRFSNGKPTIEVSQFLEWANLEPQSMVWLAVLHRVTMAEQVKHQTKCSVCRQCPIKGFRYRSLKQFNVDICQTCFLTGRASKGNKLHYPIMEYYTPTTSSENMRDFATTLKNKFRSKQYFSKHPQRGYLPVQSILEADFSETPASSPMLPHADTHSRIEHFASRLAEMESQNCSFFSDSLSPDDSLDEDQYLLRHSSPITDREPGGSQQVPGSLNMDDKGELERILAHLEDENRILQGELRRLKWQHDEAVESPTLATGSPESVQDPRNDELLAEARILRQHKSRLETRMQILEDHNKQLESQLHRLRELLLQPPAETDANGSAASSLASSPHQSEGSQAKEKEHSTPDTRAADEVEAKTQEVSVCLEDIMEKLRSAFPNSRGMTSLI; this comes from the exons ATGCAGCCCCTGGTGATGCAGGAATGGCCTTATGTCCTCCCACGGTGTCCTGAGTGGCACGTCACAGACCAGGcgcagcacagcagcactgcccacCCGCTGTCTCAG GTTGAAGCCTTGCAGGATGGTGCAGGACCTTCGTGTGTAACCCCCCGGGCTCTGAGTGGTGCTGCTGGGCCTCAGGCCCCTCTGGAGATGAATCTTTGctggaatgaaataaaaaagaaatcccacagCCTTCG GGCTCGACTGGAGGCCTTTTCCGACCACAGTGGGAAGCTGCAGGTGCCTCTCCAGGAGATCATAGACTGGCTCGGGCAGAAGGATGAGGAGctctcagcacagctgccccTACGGGGTGACATCCTcctggtgcagcaggaaaaggagaTGCACACG GCTTTCATGGAAGAAGTGAAGTCTCGGGGACCGTACATTTACTCTGTCCTGGAGTCAGCACAGGCTTTCCTTTCCCAGCATCCATTTGAGGAATTAGAAGAACcaacttcagaaagcaaag ATGTCTCTCCCCGGCACCGGATCCAAAACATCAGCCGCTTTGTCTGGAAGCAGGCGAATGTGGCCAGCGAGCTGTGGGAGAAGCTCACAGCTCGGTGCGTGGACCAGCACCGTCACATCGAACGgaccctggagcagctgctagAGATTAAAGGGGCTATGGAGGAGCTCAGCACAACACTGGATGAGGCTGAAAGTGTGCGTGAAACCTGGGAACCCATTGGGGACCTCTTCATTGACTCCTTGCCAGAGCACATCCAGTCGACCAAG CTATTCAAAGAGGAGCTCTCCCCCATGAAGGATGGGGTGAAAGTGGTCAATGATCTTGCACACCAGCTTGCCATCTCAGATGTTCACCTATCCATGGAGAACTCCCGTACCCTGGAGCAGATCAACACGCgctggaagcagctgcag GCCTCCATAAATGAACGCCTGAAGCAACTCCAAGATGCCCACCGGGACTTTGGACCAGGCTCCCAGCACTTCCTCTCCT CCTCTGTCCAGGTCCCCTGGGAGCGAGCCATTTCCCCCAACAAAGTGCCATATTACATCAA CCACCAGGCCCAGACGACATGCTGGGACCACCCAAAGATGACGGAGTTGTACCAGACACTGG CGGATTTGAACAACATCAAGTTCTCAGCTTATCGGACGGCTATGAAACTACGACGGGTGCAAAAAGCCCTGCGAT TGGACATGGTGACCCTGGCCACAGCCTTGGAAATCTTCAATGAGCACGACCTGCAGCCCAGTGACCGCGCAATGGACGTGGTGGAGGTCATCCACTGCCTGACCACCCTCTACgagaggctggaggagcagcggGGCATCCTGGTGAACGTGCCACTCTGTGTGGACATGAGTCTCAACTGGCTGCTGAATGTCTTCGACAG TGGCCGCAGTGGGAAGATGAGGGCTCTCTCCTTCAAGACGGGTATTGCATGTCTGTGTGGGACAGAAGTCAAGGAGAAGTTTCAGT ATCTCTTCAGCCAAGTGGCAAATGCTGGGGGATTCTGTGACCAGCGGCACCTTGGCGTCCTGCTCCACGAGGCCATCCAGGTCCCACGCCAGCTGGGAGAGGTGGCAGCGTTTGGGGGCAGCAATGTGGAGCCCAGCATCCGCAGCTGCTTCCGCTTT agcAACGGGAAGCCCACCATCGAGGTGTCCCAGTTCCTTGAGTGGGCCAACCTGGAGCCGCAGTCCATGgtgtggctggctgtgctgcaccGGGTGACCATGGCTGAGCAGGTGAAGCACCAGACCAAGTGCTCTGTTTGCCGGCAGTGCCCCATCAAGGGCTTCAG GTATCGGAGTCTGAAGCAGTTCAATGTGGATATCTGCCAGACTTGCTTCCTCACCGGGCGAGCCAGCAAGGGCAACAAGCTGCACTACCCCATTATGGAGTACTACACCCCG ACCACATCCAGCGAGAACATGAGAGACTTTGCCACAACACTGAAGAACAAGTTTCGGTCCAAGCAGTACTTCAGCAAGCACCCACAGAGAGGTTACCTGCCCGTCCAGTCCATACTGGAGGCTGACTTCTCAGAGAC ACCAGCCTCCTCCCCGATGTTACCACATGCCGATACCCACTCCCGGATCGAGCACTTTGCCAGCAG gCTTGCAGAGATGGAAAGCCAGAATTGTTCCTTCTTCAGTGACAGCCTGTCCCCTGACGATAGCCT GGATGAGGACCAGTACCTGCTGCGCCATTCCAGCCCCATCACCGACAGAGAGCCTGGGGGCAGCCAGCAGGTTCCAGGAAGCCTCAACATGGATGACAAGGGAGAGCTGGAGCGAATCCTGGCCCACTTAGAGGATGAAAACAG GATCCTCCAGGGAGAGCTGAGGCGTTTGAAATGGCAGCATGATGAGGCTGTAGAGTCTCCAACCTTGGCTACAGGCTCTCCTGAATCAGTGCAAGACCCACGTAATGATGAGCTCCTGGCAGAGGCACGAATCCTTCGGCAGCACAAGAGCCGCCTGGAGACCCGCATGCAGATCCTGGAGGACCACAACAAGCAGCTGGAGTCCCAGCTGCACCGACTGAGGGAGCTGCTGTTGCAG ccTCCAGCAGAGACCGATGCCAACGGGTCAGCAGCCTCTTCCTTGGCTTCATCTCCACATCAGTCTGAAGGCAGCCAGGCAAAGGAGAAAGAGCACAGCACCCCTGACACTAGAGCTGCAG ATGAGGTGGAAGCCAAAACCCAGGAAGTCAGTGTGTGCCTGGAAGACATCATGGAGAAGCTGCGCAGCGCCTTCCCCAACTCTCGAG gtatGACCTCCCTTATCTAA
- the DRP2 gene encoding dystrophin-related protein 2 isoform X1, producing MQPLVMQEWPYVLPRCPEWHVTDQAQHSSTAHPLSQVEALQDGAGPSCVTPRALSGAAGPQAPLEMNLCWNEIKKKSHSLRARLEAFSDHSGKLQVPLQEIIDWLGQKDEELSAQLPLRGDILLVQQEKEMHTAFMEEVKSRGPYIYSVLESAQAFLSQHPFEELEEPTSESKDVSPRHRIQNISRFVWKQANVASELWEKLTARCVDQHRHIERTLEQLLEIKGAMEELSTTLDEAESVRETWEPIGDLFIDSLPEHIQSTKLFKEELSPMKDGVKVVNDLAHQLAISDVHLSMENSRTLEQINTRWKQLQASINERLKQLQDAHRDFGPGSQHFLSSSVQVPWERAISPNKVPYYINHQAQTTCWDHPKMTELYQTLADLNNIKFSAYRTAMKLRRVQKALRLDMVTLATALEIFNEHDLQPSDRAMDVVEVIHCLTTLYERLEEQRGILVNVPLCVDMSLNWLLNVFDSGRSGKMRALSFKTGIACLCGTEVKEKFQYLFSQVANAGGFCDQRHLGVLLHEAIQVPRQLGEVAAFGGSNVEPSIRSCFRFSNGKPTIEVSQFLEWANLEPQSMVWLAVLHRVTMAEQVKHQTKCSVCRQCPIKGFRYRSLKQFNVDICQTCFLTGRASKGNKLHYPIMEYYTPTTSSENMRDFATTLKNKFRSKQYFSKHPQRGYLPVQSILEADFSETPASSPMLPHADTHSRIEHFASRLAEMESQNCSFFSDSLSPDDSLDEDQYLLRHSSPITDREPGGSQQVPGSLNMDDKGELERILAHLEDENRILQGELRRLKWQHDEAVESPTLATGSPESVQDPRNDELLAEARILRQHKSRLETRMQILEDHNKQLESQLHRLRELLLQPPAETDANGSAASSLASSPHQSEGSQAKEKEHSTPDTRAADEVEAKTQEVSVCLEDIMEKLRSAFPNSRGTRVKSPSLASSCFL from the exons ATGCAGCCCCTGGTGATGCAGGAATGGCCTTATGTCCTCCCACGGTGTCCTGAGTGGCACGTCACAGACCAGGcgcagcacagcagcactgcccacCCGCTGTCTCAG GTTGAAGCCTTGCAGGATGGTGCAGGACCTTCGTGTGTAACCCCCCGGGCTCTGAGTGGTGCTGCTGGGCCTCAGGCCCCTCTGGAGATGAATCTTTGctggaatgaaataaaaaagaaatcccacagCCTTCG GGCTCGACTGGAGGCCTTTTCCGACCACAGTGGGAAGCTGCAGGTGCCTCTCCAGGAGATCATAGACTGGCTCGGGCAGAAGGATGAGGAGctctcagcacagctgccccTACGGGGTGACATCCTcctggtgcagcaggaaaaggagaTGCACACG GCTTTCATGGAAGAAGTGAAGTCTCGGGGACCGTACATTTACTCTGTCCTGGAGTCAGCACAGGCTTTCCTTTCCCAGCATCCATTTGAGGAATTAGAAGAACcaacttcagaaagcaaag ATGTCTCTCCCCGGCACCGGATCCAAAACATCAGCCGCTTTGTCTGGAAGCAGGCGAATGTGGCCAGCGAGCTGTGGGAGAAGCTCACAGCTCGGTGCGTGGACCAGCACCGTCACATCGAACGgaccctggagcagctgctagAGATTAAAGGGGCTATGGAGGAGCTCAGCACAACACTGGATGAGGCTGAAAGTGTGCGTGAAACCTGGGAACCCATTGGGGACCTCTTCATTGACTCCTTGCCAGAGCACATCCAGTCGACCAAG CTATTCAAAGAGGAGCTCTCCCCCATGAAGGATGGGGTGAAAGTGGTCAATGATCTTGCACACCAGCTTGCCATCTCAGATGTTCACCTATCCATGGAGAACTCCCGTACCCTGGAGCAGATCAACACGCgctggaagcagctgcag GCCTCCATAAATGAACGCCTGAAGCAACTCCAAGATGCCCACCGGGACTTTGGACCAGGCTCCCAGCACTTCCTCTCCT CCTCTGTCCAGGTCCCCTGGGAGCGAGCCATTTCCCCCAACAAAGTGCCATATTACATCAA CCACCAGGCCCAGACGACATGCTGGGACCACCCAAAGATGACGGAGTTGTACCAGACACTGG CGGATTTGAACAACATCAAGTTCTCAGCTTATCGGACGGCTATGAAACTACGACGGGTGCAAAAAGCCCTGCGAT TGGACATGGTGACCCTGGCCACAGCCTTGGAAATCTTCAATGAGCACGACCTGCAGCCCAGTGACCGCGCAATGGACGTGGTGGAGGTCATCCACTGCCTGACCACCCTCTACgagaggctggaggagcagcggGGCATCCTGGTGAACGTGCCACTCTGTGTGGACATGAGTCTCAACTGGCTGCTGAATGTCTTCGACAG TGGCCGCAGTGGGAAGATGAGGGCTCTCTCCTTCAAGACGGGTATTGCATGTCTGTGTGGGACAGAAGTCAAGGAGAAGTTTCAGT ATCTCTTCAGCCAAGTGGCAAATGCTGGGGGATTCTGTGACCAGCGGCACCTTGGCGTCCTGCTCCACGAGGCCATCCAGGTCCCACGCCAGCTGGGAGAGGTGGCAGCGTTTGGGGGCAGCAATGTGGAGCCCAGCATCCGCAGCTGCTTCCGCTTT agcAACGGGAAGCCCACCATCGAGGTGTCCCAGTTCCTTGAGTGGGCCAACCTGGAGCCGCAGTCCATGgtgtggctggctgtgctgcaccGGGTGACCATGGCTGAGCAGGTGAAGCACCAGACCAAGTGCTCTGTTTGCCGGCAGTGCCCCATCAAGGGCTTCAG GTATCGGAGTCTGAAGCAGTTCAATGTGGATATCTGCCAGACTTGCTTCCTCACCGGGCGAGCCAGCAAGGGCAACAAGCTGCACTACCCCATTATGGAGTACTACACCCCG ACCACATCCAGCGAGAACATGAGAGACTTTGCCACAACACTGAAGAACAAGTTTCGGTCCAAGCAGTACTTCAGCAAGCACCCACAGAGAGGTTACCTGCCCGTCCAGTCCATACTGGAGGCTGACTTCTCAGAGAC ACCAGCCTCCTCCCCGATGTTACCACATGCCGATACCCACTCCCGGATCGAGCACTTTGCCAGCAG gCTTGCAGAGATGGAAAGCCAGAATTGTTCCTTCTTCAGTGACAGCCTGTCCCCTGACGATAGCCT GGATGAGGACCAGTACCTGCTGCGCCATTCCAGCCCCATCACCGACAGAGAGCCTGGGGGCAGCCAGCAGGTTCCAGGAAGCCTCAACATGGATGACAAGGGAGAGCTGGAGCGAATCCTGGCCCACTTAGAGGATGAAAACAG GATCCTCCAGGGAGAGCTGAGGCGTTTGAAATGGCAGCATGATGAGGCTGTAGAGTCTCCAACCTTGGCTACAGGCTCTCCTGAATCAGTGCAAGACCCACGTAATGATGAGCTCCTGGCAGAGGCACGAATCCTTCGGCAGCACAAGAGCCGCCTGGAGACCCGCATGCAGATCCTGGAGGACCACAACAAGCAGCTGGAGTCCCAGCTGCACCGACTGAGGGAGCTGCTGTTGCAG ccTCCAGCAGAGACCGATGCCAACGGGTCAGCAGCCTCTTCCTTGGCTTCATCTCCACATCAGTCTGAAGGCAGCCAGGCAAAGGAGAAAGAGCACAGCACCCCTGACACTAGAGCTGCAG ATGAGGTGGAAGCCAAAACCCAGGAAGTCAGTGTGTGCCTGGAAGACATCATGGAGAAGCTGCGCAGCGCCTTCCCCAACTCTCGAGGTACTAGAGTGAAATCCCCCTCTCTGGCCTCTTCCTGCTTCCTCTGA
- the DRP2 gene encoding dystrophin-related protein 2 isoform X3 encodes MNLCWNEIKKKSHSLRARLEAFSDHSGKLQVPLQEIIDWLGQKDEELSAQLPLRGDILLVQQEKEMHTAFMEEVKSRGPYIYSVLESAQAFLSQHPFEELEEPTSESKDVSPRHRIQNISRFVWKQANVASELWEKLTARCVDQHRHIERTLEQLLEIKGAMEELSTTLDEAESVRETWEPIGDLFIDSLPEHIQSTKLFKEELSPMKDGVKVVNDLAHQLAISDVHLSMENSRTLEQINTRWKQLQASINERLKQLQDAHRDFGPGSQHFLSSSVQVPWERAISPNKVPYYINHQAQTTCWDHPKMTELYQTLADLNNIKFSAYRTAMKLRRVQKALRLDMVTLATALEIFNEHDLQPSDRAMDVVEVIHCLTTLYERLEEQRGILVNVPLCVDMSLNWLLNVFDSGRSGKMRALSFKTGIACLCGTEVKEKFQYLFSQVANAGGFCDQRHLGVLLHEAIQVPRQLGEVAAFGGSNVEPSIRSCFRFSNGKPTIEVSQFLEWANLEPQSMVWLAVLHRVTMAEQVKHQTKCSVCRQCPIKGFRYRSLKQFNVDICQTCFLTGRASKGNKLHYPIMEYYTPTTSSENMRDFATTLKNKFRSKQYFSKHPQRGYLPVQSILEADFSETPASSPMLPHADTHSRIEHFASRLAEMESQNCSFFSDSLSPDDSLDEDQYLLRHSSPITDREPGGSQQVPGSLNMDDKGELERILAHLEDENRILQGELRRLKWQHDEAVESPTLATGSPESVQDPRNDELLAEARILRQHKSRLETRMQILEDHNKQLESQLHRLRELLLQPPAETDANGSAASSLASSPHQSEGSQAKEKEHSTPDTRAADEVEAKTQEVSVCLEDIMEKLRSAFPNSRGTRVKSPSLASSCFL; translated from the exons ATGAATCTTTGctggaatgaaataaaaaagaaatcccacagCCTTCG GGCTCGACTGGAGGCCTTTTCCGACCACAGTGGGAAGCTGCAGGTGCCTCTCCAGGAGATCATAGACTGGCTCGGGCAGAAGGATGAGGAGctctcagcacagctgccccTACGGGGTGACATCCTcctggtgcagcaggaaaaggagaTGCACACG GCTTTCATGGAAGAAGTGAAGTCTCGGGGACCGTACATTTACTCTGTCCTGGAGTCAGCACAGGCTTTCCTTTCCCAGCATCCATTTGAGGAATTAGAAGAACcaacttcagaaagcaaag ATGTCTCTCCCCGGCACCGGATCCAAAACATCAGCCGCTTTGTCTGGAAGCAGGCGAATGTGGCCAGCGAGCTGTGGGAGAAGCTCACAGCTCGGTGCGTGGACCAGCACCGTCACATCGAACGgaccctggagcagctgctagAGATTAAAGGGGCTATGGAGGAGCTCAGCACAACACTGGATGAGGCTGAAAGTGTGCGTGAAACCTGGGAACCCATTGGGGACCTCTTCATTGACTCCTTGCCAGAGCACATCCAGTCGACCAAG CTATTCAAAGAGGAGCTCTCCCCCATGAAGGATGGGGTGAAAGTGGTCAATGATCTTGCACACCAGCTTGCCATCTCAGATGTTCACCTATCCATGGAGAACTCCCGTACCCTGGAGCAGATCAACACGCgctggaagcagctgcag GCCTCCATAAATGAACGCCTGAAGCAACTCCAAGATGCCCACCGGGACTTTGGACCAGGCTCCCAGCACTTCCTCTCCT CCTCTGTCCAGGTCCCCTGGGAGCGAGCCATTTCCCCCAACAAAGTGCCATATTACATCAA CCACCAGGCCCAGACGACATGCTGGGACCACCCAAAGATGACGGAGTTGTACCAGACACTGG CGGATTTGAACAACATCAAGTTCTCAGCTTATCGGACGGCTATGAAACTACGACGGGTGCAAAAAGCCCTGCGAT TGGACATGGTGACCCTGGCCACAGCCTTGGAAATCTTCAATGAGCACGACCTGCAGCCCAGTGACCGCGCAATGGACGTGGTGGAGGTCATCCACTGCCTGACCACCCTCTACgagaggctggaggagcagcggGGCATCCTGGTGAACGTGCCACTCTGTGTGGACATGAGTCTCAACTGGCTGCTGAATGTCTTCGACAG TGGCCGCAGTGGGAAGATGAGGGCTCTCTCCTTCAAGACGGGTATTGCATGTCTGTGTGGGACAGAAGTCAAGGAGAAGTTTCAGT ATCTCTTCAGCCAAGTGGCAAATGCTGGGGGATTCTGTGACCAGCGGCACCTTGGCGTCCTGCTCCACGAGGCCATCCAGGTCCCACGCCAGCTGGGAGAGGTGGCAGCGTTTGGGGGCAGCAATGTGGAGCCCAGCATCCGCAGCTGCTTCCGCTTT agcAACGGGAAGCCCACCATCGAGGTGTCCCAGTTCCTTGAGTGGGCCAACCTGGAGCCGCAGTCCATGgtgtggctggctgtgctgcaccGGGTGACCATGGCTGAGCAGGTGAAGCACCAGACCAAGTGCTCTGTTTGCCGGCAGTGCCCCATCAAGGGCTTCAG GTATCGGAGTCTGAAGCAGTTCAATGTGGATATCTGCCAGACTTGCTTCCTCACCGGGCGAGCCAGCAAGGGCAACAAGCTGCACTACCCCATTATGGAGTACTACACCCCG ACCACATCCAGCGAGAACATGAGAGACTTTGCCACAACACTGAAGAACAAGTTTCGGTCCAAGCAGTACTTCAGCAAGCACCCACAGAGAGGTTACCTGCCCGTCCAGTCCATACTGGAGGCTGACTTCTCAGAGAC ACCAGCCTCCTCCCCGATGTTACCACATGCCGATACCCACTCCCGGATCGAGCACTTTGCCAGCAG gCTTGCAGAGATGGAAAGCCAGAATTGTTCCTTCTTCAGTGACAGCCTGTCCCCTGACGATAGCCT GGATGAGGACCAGTACCTGCTGCGCCATTCCAGCCCCATCACCGACAGAGAGCCTGGGGGCAGCCAGCAGGTTCCAGGAAGCCTCAACATGGATGACAAGGGAGAGCTGGAGCGAATCCTGGCCCACTTAGAGGATGAAAACAG GATCCTCCAGGGAGAGCTGAGGCGTTTGAAATGGCAGCATGATGAGGCTGTAGAGTCTCCAACCTTGGCTACAGGCTCTCCTGAATCAGTGCAAGACCCACGTAATGATGAGCTCCTGGCAGAGGCACGAATCCTTCGGCAGCACAAGAGCCGCCTGGAGACCCGCATGCAGATCCTGGAGGACCACAACAAGCAGCTGGAGTCCCAGCTGCACCGACTGAGGGAGCTGCTGTTGCAG ccTCCAGCAGAGACCGATGCCAACGGGTCAGCAGCCTCTTCCTTGGCTTCATCTCCACATCAGTCTGAAGGCAGCCAGGCAAAGGAGAAAGAGCACAGCACCCCTGACACTAGAGCTGCAG ATGAGGTGGAAGCCAAAACCCAGGAAGTCAGTGTGTGCCTGGAAGACATCATGGAGAAGCTGCGCAGCGCCTTCCCCAACTCTCGAGGTACTAGAGTGAAATCCCCCTCTCTGGCCTCTTCCTGCTTCCTCTGA